A section of the Bryobacteraceae bacterium genome encodes:
- a CDS encoding sorbosone dehydrogenase, giving the protein MTIAQWLSTAAVLGLAAASAQPVKLPPPFHTPSASNPPRVIERPDGARLQVPAGFDVQEFASGFERPRYMIYGPAGEILLSDSMRPGKVYALVDRNHDNRITDDEKTVLLEGLDRPFGLALWKEFLYVAETTSVKRYKYDPRKLQAFSPEEIVPLKEAATGHWTRTILFDRKGEKFYLAVGSQSNVSPGEPEIRAAILRFNPDGSGREFVATGTRNPIGLDFYPGTDTLWAAVQERDGLGDDLVPDYFTSIRFGGFYGWPYAYIGPNEDPRNRGQRPDLVAKTIVPDVILPAHVAVLDARFYTGKMFPERYRGGAFLAFHGSWNRSQRIGYSVAFIPFKDGKPAGPPEDFLTGFMLDPSRKEVWGRPVGLLQMKDGSLLVSDDGGNRLWRITYSRP; this is encoded by the coding sequence ATGACGATTGCACAATGGCTTTCCACGGCGGCCGTTCTGGGCCTCGCCGCCGCGTCCGCGCAGCCGGTCAAGCTGCCTCCGCCCTTCCACACGCCTTCGGCCTCGAATCCGCCCCGCGTGATCGAACGCCCCGACGGCGCGCGCCTTCAGGTGCCTGCCGGCTTTGACGTCCAGGAGTTCGCCTCCGGCTTCGAACGTCCGCGCTATATGATTTACGGCCCGGCCGGCGAAATCCTGCTCTCGGATTCGATGCGGCCCGGCAAAGTCTACGCCCTCGTCGACCGCAATCACGACAACCGCATCACCGACGACGAGAAAACCGTCCTCCTCGAGGGACTCGACCGCCCCTTCGGCCTCGCCTTGTGGAAGGAGTTCCTGTATGTGGCCGAGACCACTTCGGTCAAGCGCTATAAATACGACCCGAGAAAGCTTCAGGCCTTCAGCCCCGAAGAGATCGTTCCCCTGAAAGAGGCCGCCACCGGACATTGGACCCGCACCATTCTGTTCGACCGCAAGGGCGAAAAGTTCTACCTCGCCGTCGGCTCGCAGTCCAACGTCAGCCCCGGCGAGCCCGAAATCCGCGCCGCCATTCTCCGCTTCAATCCCGATGGCTCCGGCCGTGAATTCGTCGCCACCGGGACGCGCAACCCCATCGGCCTCGACTTCTACCCCGGCACGGATACCCTCTGGGCCGCCGTCCAGGAACGCGACGGTCTCGGCGACGACCTCGTGCCGGACTACTTCACCTCCATCCGCTTCGGCGGCTTTTACGGCTGGCCCTACGCCTACATCGGCCCCAATGAGGACCCGCGCAACCGCGGGCAGCGGCCGGACCTCGTCGCCAAAACCATCGTGCCGGACGTGATCCTCCCCGCCCACGTCGCCGTGCTCGATGCCCGCTTTTACACCGGGAAAATGTTCCCTGAACGATATCGCGGAGGCGCTTTCCTCGCCTTTCACGGATCCTGGAACCGCTCGCAACGGATCGGATATTCTGTGGCTTTCATCCCTTTTAAAGACGGAAAACCGGCCGGTCCGCCCGAGGATTTCCTCACCGGTTTCATGCTCGATCCGTCGCGAAAGGAGGTCTGGGGCCGGCCCGTCGGCCTCCTCCAGATGAAGGACGGCAGCCTCCTCGTTTCCGATGACGGAGGTAACCGCCTGTGGCGAATCACCTACTCAAGACCCTGA
- a CDS encoding dihydroorotate dehydrogenase translates to MSIDLTTTYLGLRLRSPLVASSSPLCKDIGNILRLEDAGASAIVLHSLFEEQIQLESGELDRFLSESAESYAEASTYFPELTTYNLGPEPYLEHLRKAKESVDVPVIGSLNGISTGGWIRYAQMMEQAGADALELNIYFLPTDLELTAQKIEDTYCDLVSHVKASVRVPVSVKLGPFFTAFGNFAMRLDAAGADGLVLFNRFYQPDFDIENLEVVPNLVLSDSDELRLRLHWVALLYNRIRPDLAITGGVHTAEDVVKGIMAGARCTMMTSALLRHGIPYLEKVEEDLIDWMEEHEYESISQMRGSMSAQSVAEPAAFERANYMKVLSSYTLKPATR, encoded by the coding sequence ATGTCCATTGATCTGACGACCACGTATCTGGGGCTTCGGCTCCGCTCGCCGCTGGTGGCGTCCTCGTCGCCGCTGTGCAAGGACATTGGCAACATTCTGCGGCTGGAGGACGCCGGGGCCAGCGCGATTGTGCTGCACTCGCTGTTCGAGGAGCAGATCCAGCTGGAGAGCGGCGAACTGGACCGTTTCCTGTCGGAGTCGGCCGAGTCTTACGCCGAGGCTTCGACCTACTTTCCGGAGCTGACGACGTACAACCTAGGCCCCGAGCCCTACCTGGAGCATCTGCGCAAGGCAAAGGAGAGCGTGGACGTGCCGGTGATCGGGAGCCTGAACGGGATCTCGACCGGCGGCTGGATCCGCTATGCGCAGATGATGGAACAGGCGGGCGCCGACGCGCTGGAGCTGAACATTTACTTCCTCCCGACGGACCTGGAGCTGACGGCACAGAAGATCGAAGACACCTACTGCGACCTGGTGAGCCACGTGAAGGCGAGCGTGCGGGTCCCGGTGTCCGTGAAGCTGGGCCCGTTTTTCACCGCCTTCGGCAATTTCGCCATGCGGCTGGACGCGGCGGGCGCGGACGGGCTGGTGCTGTTCAACCGTTTCTACCAGCCTGACTTCGACATCGAGAACCTGGAGGTGGTGCCGAACCTGGTGCTGAGCGACAGCGACGAGCTGCGGCTGCGGCTGCACTGGGTGGCGCTGCTGTACAACCGGATCCGGCCGGACCTGGCAATCACGGGCGGCGTGCACACGGCCGAGGACGTGGTGAAGGGCATCATGGCCGGGGCGCGCTGCACGATGATGACGTCGGCGCTGCTGCGGCACGGGATTCCGTATCTGGAGAAGGTGGAAGAGGACCTGATCGACTGGATGGAGGAGCACGAGTACGAGTCGATCAGCCAGATGCGGGGCTCGATGAGCGCGCAGTCGGTGGCCGAGCCGGCGGCGTTCGAGCGCGCCAACTACATGAAGGTCCTTTCGAGCTACACGCTGAAGCCCGCCACGCGCTAG
- a CDS encoding pyruvate-flavodoxin oxidoreductase, with protein MPRNYVTIDGNEAAAYVAHQTNEVIAIYPITPSSPMGEWSDQWSSEGKPNIWGTVPTVVEMQSEGGAAGAVHGSLQAGALTTTFTSAQGLLLMIPNMYKIAGELTSTVFHVAARSLATHALSIFGDHQDVMACRATGWMMLASNSVQEVMDMALIAQAATLEARVPIIHFFDGFRTSHEVSKVEQLTVDDMKAMLPDELIRAHRERAMNPERPVLRGTAQNPDVYFQAREAVNRYYLAAPAIVQKAMDRFAEIVGRRYRLFDYVGAPDAERVVILMGSGAETAQETVEYLMERGEKVGVLKVRLFRPFSVESFLAALPPTVQALAVLDRTKEPGAAGEPLYQDVVTALMEGQAAGRLPFAAMPKVIGGRYGLSSKEFTPAMVKAVLDELKKDRPKNHFTVGITDDVTFTSLEHDPSFSTEDDRTIRCLFYGLGADGTVGANKNSVKIIGEETDNWAQGYFVYDSKKSGSVTISHLRFGPKPIRSTYLVSRANFVACHQWSFLERFDMLKWAVPGGIFLLNSPYGPDEVWDHLPRTVQKEIVEKNLKFYVIDAYSVARETGMGSRINTIMQTCFFAISGVLPREEAIGQIKKAIVKTYGRRGEAVVQKNFAAVDRTLERLHEVKVPGTVTSKRDLRPPVPPEAPEFVRNVLGKIIEGNGDALPVSAFPVDGTFPTATAMWEKRNIALEIPVWDEKLCIQCGKCVLVCPHATIRAKIYDPKQLENAPPAFKHAPARWKDFKDLAYTLQVAPEDCTGCALCVEACPVKDKTEPKRKAINMEPQEPLREQEAANWDFFFRLPEFDRTKLNQTQVKDLQIFQPLFEFSGACSGCGETPYVKLLTQLFGDRALIANATGCSSIYGGNLPTTPYTVNPEGRGPTWNNSLFEDNAEFGFGMRLALDQQARYAADLLRLLAPQIGENLVEELLNADQSTEPGIFAQRERVAQLKKRVEELMPKGNGQSLLYRDLLAVADALVRKSVWIVGGDGWAYDIGYGGLDHVLASGRDVNVLVLDTEVYSNTGGQCSKATPRAAVAKFAAGGKPTAKKDLALMAVNYGNVYVARVAMGASDMQTVKAFLEAEKWNGPSLIIAYSHCIAHGYDMRYGLEQQKLAVQTGYWPLFRYNPALAAEGKNPFQLDSKPPALPLEKYIYNETRYTMLVHSKPEDARRLLAEAQADVMNRWRIYEQMAAMQGAPAETAQGGK; from the coding sequence ATGCCGAGAAATTACGTCACCATTGACGGCAATGAAGCCGCAGCGTATGTAGCGCACCAGACGAATGAAGTGATTGCGATCTATCCGATCACGCCGTCGTCGCCGATGGGCGAGTGGTCGGACCAGTGGTCGAGCGAGGGCAAGCCGAACATCTGGGGCACGGTTCCGACGGTGGTGGAGATGCAGAGCGAGGGAGGCGCCGCGGGGGCGGTGCACGGGTCGTTGCAGGCGGGAGCGCTGACGACGACGTTCACGTCGGCGCAGGGCCTGCTGCTGATGATCCCGAACATGTACAAGATCGCCGGCGAGCTGACGTCGACGGTGTTTCATGTGGCGGCGCGAAGCCTGGCGACGCACGCGCTTTCGATCTTTGGCGACCACCAGGACGTGATGGCGTGCCGGGCGACAGGCTGGATGATGCTGGCGTCGAACTCGGTGCAGGAAGTGATGGACATGGCGCTGATCGCGCAGGCGGCGACGCTGGAGGCGCGGGTGCCAATCATCCACTTCTTTGACGGGTTCCGGACGTCGCACGAGGTGAGCAAGGTGGAGCAGCTCACCGTGGACGACATGAAGGCGATGCTGCCGGACGAGCTGATCCGGGCGCACCGCGAGCGGGCGATGAACCCGGAGCGGCCGGTGCTGCGGGGCACGGCGCAGAACCCGGACGTTTATTTCCAGGCGCGGGAGGCGGTGAACCGGTATTACCTGGCGGCGCCGGCCATTGTGCAGAAAGCGATGGACCGTTTTGCGGAGATCGTTGGCCGCCGCTACCGGCTGTTCGACTATGTGGGCGCGCCTGATGCCGAGCGGGTGGTGATCCTGATGGGCTCCGGCGCGGAGACGGCCCAGGAGACGGTGGAGTACCTGATGGAGCGGGGCGAGAAGGTGGGCGTGCTGAAGGTGCGGCTGTTCCGGCCGTTTTCGGTGGAGAGCTTCCTGGCGGCGCTGCCGCCGACGGTGCAGGCCCTGGCGGTGCTGGACCGGACGAAGGAGCCGGGCGCGGCGGGCGAGCCGCTTTACCAGGACGTGGTGACGGCTCTGATGGAGGGCCAGGCGGCCGGCAGGCTGCCCTTTGCCGCGATGCCGAAGGTGATTGGCGGCCGCTACGGGCTGTCGTCGAAGGAGTTCACGCCGGCGATGGTGAAAGCGGTGCTCGATGAGCTGAAGAAGGACCGGCCGAAGAACCACTTCACCGTCGGCATCACGGACGACGTGACGTTCACGTCGCTCGAGCATGATCCGTCGTTTTCGACCGAGGACGACCGGACGATCCGCTGCCTGTTCTACGGACTGGGCGCGGACGGAACGGTGGGCGCGAACAAGAACAGCGTGAAGATCATCGGTGAGGAGACGGACAACTGGGCGCAGGGCTACTTTGTTTACGACTCGAAGAAGTCCGGCTCGGTCACCATCAGCCACCTGCGTTTCGGGCCGAAGCCGATCCGGAGCACGTATCTGGTCTCGCGGGCGAACTTCGTCGCCTGCCATCAGTGGTCGTTCCTGGAACGGTTCGACATGCTGAAGTGGGCGGTGCCGGGCGGCATCTTCCTGCTGAACTCGCCGTACGGGCCGGACGAGGTGTGGGACCATCTGCCGCGGACGGTGCAGAAGGAGATCGTTGAGAAGAACCTGAAGTTCTACGTGATCGACGCCTACTCGGTGGCGCGCGAGACGGGGATGGGATCGCGCATCAACACGATCATGCAGACCTGCTTCTTTGCGATTTCCGGCGTGCTGCCGCGCGAGGAGGCGATCGGGCAGATCAAGAAGGCGATTGTGAAGACGTACGGGCGCCGCGGCGAGGCGGTGGTTCAGAAGAACTTCGCGGCAGTGGACCGGACGCTGGAGCGGCTGCACGAAGTGAAAGTGCCGGGCACGGTGACGTCGAAGAGGGACCTGCGGCCGCCGGTGCCGCCGGAGGCGCCGGAGTTCGTGCGCAACGTGCTGGGCAAGATCATCGAGGGCAATGGCGACGCGTTGCCGGTGAGCGCCTTCCCGGTGGACGGTACGTTCCCGACGGCGACGGCGATGTGGGAGAAGCGTAACATCGCTTTGGAGATTCCCGTCTGGGACGAGAAGCTGTGCATTCAGTGCGGCAAGTGCGTGCTGGTGTGTCCGCACGCGACAATCCGCGCCAAGATTTACGACCCGAAGCAGCTGGAGAATGCGCCGCCGGCGTTCAAGCACGCGCCGGCGCGCTGGAAGGACTTCAAGGACCTGGCCTATACGCTTCAGGTGGCGCCGGAGGACTGCACGGGGTGCGCCCTGTGTGTGGAAGCCTGCCCGGTGAAGGACAAGACGGAGCCGAAGCGGAAGGCGATCAACATGGAGCCGCAGGAGCCGCTGCGCGAACAGGAAGCGGCCAACTGGGACTTCTTCTTCCGCCTGCCGGAGTTCGACCGCACGAAGCTGAACCAGACGCAGGTGAAGGACCTTCAGATCTTCCAGCCGCTGTTCGAATTTTCAGGGGCCTGCTCGGGCTGCGGCGAGACGCCGTACGTGAAGCTGCTGACGCAGCTCTTTGGCGACCGGGCGCTGATCGCCAACGCGACGGGCTGCTCGTCGATCTATGGCGGCAACCTGCCGACGACGCCCTACACGGTGAACCCGGAGGGGCGCGGCCCGACGTGGAACAATTCGCTGTTTGAGGACAACGCCGAGTTCGGCTTTGGCATGCGGCTGGCGCTGGACCAGCAGGCGCGCTATGCGGCGGACCTGCTGCGGCTGCTGGCCCCGCAGATCGGCGAGAACCTGGTGGAGGAGCTGCTGAACGCGGATCAGAGCACCGAGCCCGGGATCTTCGCGCAACGCGAGCGCGTGGCGCAGCTGAAGAAGCGCGTGGAAGAGCTGATGCCGAAGGGGAACGGGCAGAGCCTGCTGTACCGCGACCTGCTGGCGGTGGCCGACGCGTTGGTGCGGAAGAGCGTGTGGATCGTCGGCGGCGACGGCTGGGCGTATGACATCGGTTACGGCGGGCTGGACCACGTGCTGGCCAGCGGGCGCGACGTGAACGTGCTGGTGCTGGACACCGAAGTGTATTCGAACACGGGCGGGCAGTGTTCGAAGGCGACGCCGCGGGCGGCGGTGGCGAAGTTTGCCGCCGGAGGCAAGCCGACGGCGAAGAAGGACCTGGCGCTGATGGCGGTGAACTACGGCAACGTCTACGTGGCGCGGGTCGCCATGGGAGCCAGCGACATGCAGACGGTGAAGGCGTTCCTCGAAGCGGAGAAGTGGAACGGGCCGTCGCTGATCATCGCCTACTCGCACTGCATTGCCCACGGCTACGACATGCGCTACGGGCTGGAGCAGCAGAAGCTGGCGGTGCAGACGGGCTACTGGCCGCTGTTCCGCTACAATCCGGCGCTGGCGGCGGAGGGCAAGAATCCGTTCCAGCTGGATTCGAAGCCGCCCGCGCTGCCGCTGGAGAAGTACATTTACAACGAGACGCGGTACACGATGCTGGTTCACTCGAAACCGGAGGACGCGCGGCGGCTGCTGGCCGAGGCCCAGGCCGACGTGATGAACCGCTGGCGGATCTACGAACAGATGGCCGCCATGCAGGGCGCTCCGGCAGAGACCGCTCAGGGAGGAAAGTAA